One segment of Flavobacteriales bacterium DNA contains the following:
- a CDS encoding DEAD/DEAH box helicase, translating into MKFDEYNIASTIKKNIEKLGYKRPTDIQFKSIPPILKGEDVLAIAQTGTGKTAAFAIPILHKLHTYKTSRRSYGVSCLIMAPTHELALQIESVFNSLAKHTKVVISCIHGGVDQEPQIKQLEKGVDVVVATPGRMFDLVSQGHLDLKKIETLILDEADHMLDLGFIKDIRDLMRHLPRRRQTLFFSATINEEIKKLAYSLVTNAIRIQISPKDPVAKNIEHSVGFVEMDDKRFFLESVIKQNEEKKILVFVRTKVRAERVKKAMERVGIDTDTIHSDKLQEERESIMMRFRKASLKVLIATDISARGIDIPNVEYVINYDLPESSDHYVHRVGRTGRGDQKGQAFSFCSIEEKEILAEIEENLKKPIQRMEITKADYQFTKGSTEEKSYDWKSIVEDIDEN; encoded by the coding sequence ATGAAGTTTGACGAATACAATATTGCAAGTACGATAAAAAAGAATATCGAGAAGTTGGGGTACAAGAGACCAACAGATATTCAGTTTAAGTCGATCCCGCCTATTTTGAAAGGAGAGGACGTCTTAGCCATTGCACAAACGGGAACTGGTAAAACAGCTGCCTTCGCTATTCCTATTCTTCATAAACTGCACACTTACAAAACGAGTAGAAGGTCATATGGTGTTAGTTGCTTAATAATGGCTCCCACGCACGAATTAGCTTTACAGATAGAAAGCGTATTCAATTCTTTGGCAAAACATACAAAAGTGGTTATTTCCTGTATTCATGGAGGCGTTGATCAAGAGCCGCAGATTAAACAATTAGAAAAGGGTGTAGATGTAGTGGTTGCTACGCCTGGAAGAATGTTTGATTTAGTTAGTCAAGGGCACCTCGATTTAAAGAAAATAGAAACACTCATTTTAGACGAGGCAGATCATATGCTCGACTTAGGGTTCATTAAAGATATCCGAGACTTGATGCGTCATTTGCCGCGAAGAAGACAAACTTTATTCTTTTCTGCAACTATTAATGAGGAGATTAAAAAACTTGCTTATTCCTTAGTAACAAATGCAATACGGATTCAAATTTCGCCTAAGGATCCTGTTGCCAAGAATATTGAGCATTCTGTAGGATTTGTTGAAATGGACGACAAGAGATTCTTTCTTGAAAGTGTTATAAAGCAAAATGAAGAAAAGAAAATTCTTGTTTTTGTTAGAACCAAAGTGAGAGCAGAGCGTGTTAAGAAAGCGATGGAAAGGGTAGGGATCGATACGGATACTATTCATAGCGATAAACTTCAGGAAGAAAGAGAATCCATAATGATGCGATTCAGAAAGGCATCTCTGAAGGTTCTAATTGCAACAGATATTAGTGCTAGAGGAATTGATATTCCGAATGTTGAATACGTGATTAACTATGATCTTCCTGAATCATCCGACCACTATGTTCATAGAGTAGGTAGAACAGGAAGGGGAGATCAGAAAGGGCAAGCATTCTCGTTTTGCAGTATAGAAGAAAAGGAGATATTAGCTGAGATTGAAGAGAATCTGAAAAAA
- a CDS encoding DUF2779 domain-containing protein — protein SLFSCSSVLEKVLELQEEFTENVDLLKQVVAKEEPPVVEIGEHCSSPHSCTYISECWKGIPENSVFNIARMKIEQKMELFNMGIVDLDDVPDEYPLSRSQRIQVDHHKSTEPLIDKDGIKEFLDTLNYPLYYLDFETFSSSVPPFINSRPYQQIPFQYSLHYKASKDSEVEHIEFIADPKGETRISLIIDLLEKTKGEGDIIAYNMSFEKGCLKDMGKAFPKYAEELRERSGRIKDLLDPFHDKKYYHPNMKGSASLKSVLPSLVPELSYNDLEIKEGGTASHVFSLMVNGLFEGDKEQTIKDLLAYCELDTFAMVRILEELENLV, from the coding sequence AGCTTATTTTCATGTAGTTCTGTTCTCGAAAAAGTATTGGAGCTTCAAGAAGAGTTTACAGAAAATGTTGATCTATTAAAGCAGGTAGTTGCGAAAGAAGAACCGCCTGTCGTTGAAATCGGGGAGCATTGCTCTTCTCCACATTCTTGTACTTATATAAGCGAATGTTGGAAAGGGATTCCTGAAAACTCTGTTTTCAATATTGCTCGTATGAAAATAGAACAGAAAATGGAATTGTTTAATATGGGAATAGTAGACTTAGATGATGTCCCGGACGAATATCCTCTTTCCAGATCACAGAGAATTCAGGTGGACCATCATAAGAGTACTGAGCCATTAATTGATAAGGATGGAATCAAGGAGTTTTTGGATACGCTTAACTACCCGTTGTATTATTTAGATTTTGAAACTTTTAGCAGTTCAGTTCCGCCGTTCATTAATTCAAGGCCATATCAACAAATCCCTTTTCAATACTCATTACACTATAAGGCAAGTAAGGATAGTGAGGTAGAACATATTGAGTTTATTGCCGATCCGAAAGGAGAAACGCGAATATCATTGATTATTGACTTACTTGAAAAAACAAAAGGAGAAGGAGATATTATTGCATATAACATGAGCTTCGAAAAGGGATGTCTAAAAGATATGGGTAAAGCGTTCCCTAAATATGCAGAAGAACTACGCGAAAGATCAGGTAGGATTAAGGATTTACTGGACCCTTTTCACGACAAGAAGTATTACCATCCAAATATGAAAGGCTCTGCTTCCCTTAAATCGGTTTTACCGAGTCTGGTTCCAGAATTATCTTATAATGACTTAGAAATAAAGGAAGGTGGCACCGCAAGCCATGTTTTTTCTTTAATGGTAAATGGCCTTTTTGAAGGAGATAAAGAGCAAACGATAAAAGATTTATTAGCCTATTGTGAGTTGGATACCTTTGCAATGGTAAGAATATTAGAAGAACTTGAAAACCTTGTTTAA